From the Bacteroidia bacterium genome, one window contains:
- a CDS encoding MBL fold metallo-hydrolase yields the protein MFFQHIYERGLAQASYLVGCQATGEAIVIDPRRDIDEYLELAEKHRLRITHITETHIHADFLSGSRELAAATGATMYLSDEGGADWQYQFEHVGLRDGDVISVGNLRLQVMHTPGHTPEHISFLLTDTPAGDVPVMIFTGDFVFVGDVGRPDLLEKAAGIQGTRIQGARDMFHSLKRFKALPDHVQVWPAHGAGSACGKALGAVPSSTVGYEKLVNWALRIDDEETFVNELLEGQPEPPKYFAMMKKLNKVGPAVLGGLPHPARFTIAQFDQAVKQNVTIVDTRDKLSFAGGHYPGSINIQDNTAFSTWAGWMLNYETPFLLVAAESRITELTKALIRIGLDNIAGYVTDMDRLGDAGYPIRVLEQITVDELNEKRERYHVLDVRGETEHLAGHIPGALHVHAGYLADTLEQLPRDEMLAVHCVSGDRSSIASSYLLSKGFTNVRNLTCGFNGWKQRGYEIVHGRVPDAQTV from the coding sequence ATGTTTTTCCAGCATATCTATGAGCGCGGACTCGCCCAGGCGAGCTATCTTGTCGGCTGCCAGGCCACCGGCGAAGCCATCGTCATCGATCCCCGCCGCGATATCGACGAGTATCTCGAACTCGCCGAAAAGCACAGGCTGCGTATCACACATATTACCGAGACGCATATCCACGCGGACTTTCTGAGCGGTTCCCGCGAACTCGCCGCGGCCACGGGCGCGACCATGTACCTTTCCGATGAAGGCGGCGCGGATTGGCAGTATCAGTTCGAGCATGTCGGTCTGCGCGACGGGGATGTCATTTCCGTCGGCAATCTCCGCCTGCAGGTCATGCACACGCCGGGACATACGCCGGAGCACATCTCCTTTCTGCTCACCGACACACCCGCCGGTGATGTGCCGGTCATGATATTCACCGGAGATTTCGTTTTCGTCGGCGATGTCGGCCGCCCGGATTTGCTGGAGAAAGCGGCGGGCATACAGGGCACGCGCATACAAGGCGCGCGCGACATGTTCCATTCGCTCAAACGTTTCAAGGCCCTGCCGGATCACGTGCAGGTATGGCCGGCGCACGGCGCGGGTTCGGCCTGCGGCAAGGCGTTGGGCGCCGTTCCCAGTTCCACCGTGGGTTACGAGAAGCTCGTCAACTGGGCCCTGCGCATTGACGACGAGGAAACCTTCGTCAACGAATTGCTGGAGGGTCAGCCCGAGCCGCCGAAGTATTTCGCGATGATGAAGAAACTCAACAAGGTCGGTCCCGCCGTACTCGGAGGACTTCCGCATCCCGCGCGTTTCACCATAGCGCAATTCGATCAGGCCGTGAAGCAGAACGTCACCATCGTGGATACGCGCGACAAACTGTCCTTTGCCGGCGGTCACTATCCGGGCAGCATCAATATTCAGGACAATACGGCATTCAGCACCTGGGCGGGGTGGATGCTCAACTATGAGACGCCGTTCCTGCTCGTCGCCGCCGAGAGCCGTATCACGGAACTGACCAAAGCGCTCATACGCATCGGTCTCGACAACATCGCGGGCTATGTCACGGACATGGACCGCCTGGGCGACGCGGGCTATCCCATTCGCGTGCTCGAGCAGATCACCGTAGACGAACTGAACGAGAAGCGCGAACGCTATCACGTGCTCGACGTGCGCGGCGAAACCGAGCATCTGGCCGGCCACATTCCCGGCGCGCTGCATGTGCATGCCGGGTATCTCGCGGATACGCTCGAACAGTTGCCGCGCGACGAAATGCTCGCGGTGCATTGCGTTTCGGGCGACCGTTCGAGCATTGCCTCCAGCTACCTTCTTTCGAAGGGCTTTACCAACGTCCGCAACCTCACCTGCGGCTTCAACGGCTGGAAACAGCGCGGTTATGAAATCGTGCACGGCAGGGTTCCCGACGCGCAGACGGTGTAA
- a CDS encoding asparagine synthetase B: MTRTFIILVFLLSFGRAQAQQSILIPMDLQQTDHLKAYGLVYWVLTRSVDVNWLLNYRGGSFLMVHYPFIEQECRIRGITFSSIDGSAAAQIIAEVEGPDSNTELVRLEKAPKIAVYVPPNFQPWDDAVTLAMEYAEVPYDKVWDEDVLKGKLAEYDWLHLHHEDFTGQYGKFYGQFATFPWYIQQVAINESMAKRLGFGKVSEMKKAVARAIRDYVGGGGFMFAMCSATDTFDIALSAHGTDICDIMFDGDAPDADCQAQLDYSQTFAFTDFKLVMNPYEYEFSDIDMTPALGGNPNTDYFTLFSFSAKYDPVPTMLTQNHVNVVQGFLGQTTAFRKELVKKYVTILGEKDGAGEVKYLHGNYGRGTFTWFGGHDPEDYQHRVGDPPTDLSLHKSSPGYRLILNNILFPAAKKKQQKT, encoded by the coding sequence ATGACACGTACCTTCATCATACTCGTATTTCTGCTTTCGTTCGGACGCGCGCAGGCGCAGCAGAGCATACTGATTCCCATGGACCTGCAGCAAACCGATCACCTCAAGGCCTACGGGCTCGTGTACTGGGTGCTGACCCGCAGCGTGGATGTGAACTGGCTGCTCAATTATCGCGGCGGCAGCTTCCTCATGGTGCATTATCCCTTTATCGAGCAGGAATGCCGTATCCGCGGTATTACGTTCTCCTCCATTGACGGATCCGCCGCCGCGCAAATCATCGCCGAAGTGGAGGGACCGGATTCCAACACCGAACTGGTTCGGCTTGAAAAAGCGCCGAAAATCGCCGTGTACGTTCCGCCCAATTTCCAGCCCTGGGACGATGCCGTGACGCTTGCCATGGAATATGCGGAAGTGCCCTACGACAAGGTCTGGGACGAGGATGTTCTCAAAGGCAAACTGGCCGAATATGACTGGCTGCATTTGCATCACGAGGATTTCACCGGACAGTACGGCAAGTTTTACGGGCAGTTCGCGACGTTTCCGTGGTACATCCAGCAGGTCGCCATCAACGAGTCCATGGCAAAGCGCCTCGGTTTCGGCAAGGTGAGCGAAATGAAAAAGGCGGTGGCTCGCGCCATCCGGGATTATGTTGGCGGTGGGGGCTTCATGTTCGCGATGTGCTCCGCCACGGACACCTTCGACATCGCATTGTCCGCGCACGGCACGGACATCTGCGATATCATGTTCGACGGAGACGCGCCGGACGCGGACTGCCAGGCACAGCTGGATTATTCGCAGACCTTCGCCTTCACCGATTTCAAGCTCGTGATGAATCCGTATGAGTACGAGTTCAGCGATATCGATATGACGCCCGCCCTCGGAGGGAATCCGAATACGGACTATTTTACCCTGTTTTCATTTTCAGCGAAGTACGACCCCGTCCCCACCATGCTGACGCAGAACCATGTGAATGTCGTCCAGGGCTTCCTCGGCCAGACCACGGCGTTTCGCAAGGAGCTGGTCAAGAAATACGTCACCATTCTCGGAGAGAAAGACGGCGCCGGCGAAGTGAAGTATCTGCACGGCAACTACGGCCGCGGCACCTTCACCTGGTTCGGCGGGCATGATCCGGAAGATTATCAGCACAGGGTGGGGGATCCGCCGACGGATCTGTCTCTGCATAAAAGCAGTCCCGGCTACCGGCTCATTCTCAACAATATTCTCTTTCCCGCTGCAAAGAAAAAACAGCAGAAAACCTGA
- a CDS encoding iron-sulfur cluster assembly scaffold protein, whose translation MDEQRKEFLLALGYAPKAVDVLDRELHLGVLEHASTQTRHQATCGDVLELWLRIEDDVIRDAAFQYAGCAGLQASASGLTELIIGMHIDDAERLDVADIVGFLGAIPLNKYECAEASRNTLRKAIAQYRTQSAVA comes from the coding sequence ATGGACGAACAACGGAAAGAATTTCTCCTCGCGCTCGGGTACGCACCGAAGGCGGTCGACGTACTCGACCGCGAACTGCACCTCGGCGTTCTTGAACACGCCTCCACGCAGACGCGGCATCAGGCCACTTGCGGCGACGTGCTTGAGCTCTGGCTGCGTATTGAAGATGACGTTATCCGGGACGCTGCGTTTCAGTACGCGGGCTGCGCGGGTCTTCAGGCCTCCGCTTCAGGGTTGACCGAGTTGATCATCGGCATGCATATTGACGACGCGGAGCGGCTGGATGTGGCCGACATCGTAGGTTTTCTCGGCGCGATACCGCTGAACAAATACGAGTGTGCGGAAGCATCTCGAAACACCCTGCGAAAAGCGATCGCCCAGTATCGCACTCAATCAGCCGTGGCCTGA
- a CDS encoding flavin reductase — protein sequence MPLKRIDPFTFSRDIFSLWNNRWLLLTAGDFSEERYNTMTVSWGGFGIMWNKPIAEVVVRPTRHTFDFITRYPTFTLCAFPEMFRDALSLLGSRSGRDGDKIAASGLTPVAASVVGAPVFEEADFIVECRILYHHDIEPSRFSDPALDANYPKRDYHRWIVGEIVAMSEG from the coding sequence ATGCCGCTGAAACGCATCGATCCCTTCACGTTCTCACGTGACATTTTCTCGCTCTGGAACAATCGCTGGCTTCTGCTCACCGCCGGTGATTTCTCAGAGGAACGGTACAACACCATGACGGTGTCCTGGGGCGGCTTCGGCATCATGTGGAACAAGCCCATCGCAGAAGTGGTGGTCCGACCAACCCGCCACACCTTTGATTTTATCACACGCTATCCGACGTTCACGCTCTGCGCATTTCCTGAAATGTTTCGAGATGCCTTGTCCTTGCTCGGCAGCAGAAGCGGCAGGGATGGTGATAAAATCGCCGCGTCAGGGCTGACTCCCGTCGCGGCATCCGTCGTCGGGGCACCCGTTTTCGAGGAGGCGGATTTTATCGTGGAGTGCCGCATCCTCTATCATCACGACATAGAACCTTCGCGCTTCAGCGATCCCGCGCTGGACGCGAACTATCCCAAACGGGACTATCATCGCTGGATTGTGGGAGAGATCGTGGCGATGAGCGAGGGTTAG
- a CDS encoding DUF1778 domain-containing protein, with the protein MKPATSIRTRKLRIDIRLDPEQKSLLEEAAAVSGHSLTSFLLANSLPAAHAVIREHQTTVLSRTDAEKFIALLENPPKPNKALKSAVREYLKNITDSDGF; encoded by the coding sequence ATGAAACCCGCCACATCAATACGTACCAGAAAGCTTCGGATAGATATCCGGCTCGATCCGGAGCAGAAAAGTCTGCTCGAGGAGGCCGCCGCCGTCTCCGGCCATTCTCTTACGAGCTTCCTGCTCGCGAACAGCCTGCCGGCTGCCCATGCGGTGATTCGGGAACATCAGACGACAGTACTGTCGCGGACGGATGCCGAGAAATTCATAGCCCTTCTCGAGAATCCCCCAAAACCGAACAAAGCGCTGAAATCAGCGGTGCGGGAATACCTGAAGAACATTACGGATTCAGATGGATTCTGA
- a CDS encoding metalloregulator ArsR/SmtB family transcription factor — translation MTSIAIHQEEQAVLDNAASMLRAVAHPARMAIIEMLDFGRRLNVTELFEALGMEQAVMSHHLALLRDRNVLRQEREGKHVFYSLRHPRLVEIVRCVRDCCTEN, via the coding sequence ATGACCTCAATTGCGATACATCAGGAAGAACAGGCAGTGCTGGATAATGCGGCCTCTATGCTGCGGGCCGTGGCGCATCCGGCGCGTATGGCCATTATCGAAATGCTGGACTTCGGCCGCCGGCTGAATGTCACGGAACTGTTCGAAGCCCTGGGCATGGAACAGGCGGTGATGTCGCATCACCTCGCACTGCTGCGGGACCGCAATGTGCTGCGGCAGGAACGCGAAGGCAAGCATGTGTTCTACTCATTGCGCCATCCGCGGCTGGTGGAAATCGTCCGCTGCGTCCGCGATTGCTGTACGGAGAACTGA
- a CDS encoding tetratricopeptide repeat protein — protein MYRYRLFLLAITLLHLSGGGAFAQLSDEVNTLRLAQTYEQGGKHEEALRYYQRLLAERPSNSAYFDGVRRTLTTLKRYDEALSALNDRLRVFPNEEQLYVHRGGLYMLRDRKDSARADWDKAISINPKNSQVYSLIADHCLNARLYDEAVNYLRSGRKALNAPQLFTFEIARACAMNMNIDCSMDEYLQYLRTVPQALYQIQQHISMFSDIPDAFETAVRRCRAAVKEHSGDITLRFLLSWMYQERKDYAMALDVIKDIDKLNNAGGMEILRFAGRAYDDGAFRVAADAYKHITEEYRNANFLPQVDYQYARCIEALQEQAALPEDLLPASGTRYPSTEAVASYQGAIALYEEVARKWAGQPVASESLYRIGYIKFRHFGDNDGALEILRGISAARRTVFGKADADVLIGDILIAKGDLDGALTQYTSVLQSPQLERSSRNSVWFKIAEVHFFKGEFDTALVELGPLTEDVQVDIANDALELSALMQQYRMPGEVPLQRFARARLAERQNKFAEAEALLADIIEQYSSNDIVDLAYLERAEVLGTMQRFDDAAAMYRDFLAKRDESFLRDRGLYLLAEITELRLNDTATALTLYQQLLDAHPYSQFAPQARAHIVRLRKGNS, from the coding sequence ATGTACAGATATAGACTTTTCCTCCTTGCGATCACACTGCTTCATTTGAGCGGGGGCGGAGCATTTGCCCAACTGAGCGACGAGGTGAACACACTGCGCCTCGCGCAGACCTATGAACAGGGCGGCAAACATGAGGAAGCCCTGCGCTACTACCAGCGCCTCCTCGCCGAGCGGCCCTCGAACTCCGCGTATTTCGATGGAGTACGACGCACGCTGACGACGCTCAAGCGCTACGACGAAGCCCTGAGCGCCCTGAATGACCGCCTGCGCGTGTTTCCGAACGAAGAGCAACTCTATGTGCACCGCGGCGGACTGTACATGCTGCGGGACAGAAAAGACAGCGCGCGTGCCGACTGGGATAAAGCGATTTCCATAAACCCGAAAAATTCGCAGGTGTACAGTCTTATCGCGGACCATTGCCTCAATGCGCGTCTGTACGACGAAGCGGTGAACTATCTGCGCAGCGGCCGCAAGGCGCTCAACGCGCCGCAGTTGTTCACCTTCGAGATCGCGCGCGCCTGCGCGATGAACATGAACATTGATTGCTCGATGGACGAGTATCTGCAATACCTGCGCACCGTGCCGCAGGCGCTGTATCAGATTCAGCAGCATATCTCCATGTTTTCCGACATTCCCGACGCTTTCGAAACCGCTGTGCGCCGCTGCCGCGCGGCGGTGAAGGAGCATTCCGGTGATATCACCCTGCGCTTCCTGCTCTCGTGGATGTATCAGGAACGCAAGGATTACGCGATGGCCCTGGATGTGATCAAGGATATTGACAAACTGAACAATGCCGGAGGCATGGAAATCCTGCGCTTCGCCGGCAGAGCGTACGACGACGGCGCCTTCCGCGTCGCGGCGGACGCCTACAAACACATCACCGAAGAGTATCGCAACGCCAATTTTCTGCCGCAGGTGGATTACCAGTATGCGCGTTGCATCGAGGCCTTGCAGGAACAGGCCGCATTGCCGGAAGATCTATTACCCGCGTCCGGCACTCGCTATCCGAGCACGGAGGCGGTGGCCTCGTATCAGGGCGCGATAGCGCTGTATGAGGAAGTGGCGCGCAAATGGGCGGGACAACCGGTGGCGAGCGAAAGTCTGTACCGCATCGGCTATATCAAGTTCCGTCATTTCGGCGATAATGACGGTGCGCTGGAAATCCTCCGCGGAATTTCCGCGGCCCGTCGCACGGTGTTCGGCAAAGCCGACGCCGATGTGCTCATCGGCGATATACTCATTGCCAAGGGGGATCTCGACGGAGCCCTCACACAATACACCTCCGTGCTGCAGTCGCCACAACTGGAGAGAAGCAGCAGGAACAGCGTCTGGTTCAAGATCGCCGAGGTGCATTTTTTCAAGGGCGAATTCGATACGGCGCTTGTGGAACTCGGACCGCTCACCGAGGACGTGCAGGTGGATATCGCCAACGATGCTCTGGAACTCAGTGCTCTCATGCAGCAGTATCGCATGCCGGGGGAAGTGCCGCTGCAACGTTTCGCGCGCGCCCGTCTCGCCGAACGGCAGAACAAGTTCGCCGAGGCCGAAGCCCTGTTGGCCGACATCATCGAGCAATACTCGTCGAACGACATCGTGGATCTTGCCTATCTGGAACGCGCGGAGGTGCTCGGGACGATGCAGCGTTTCGATGATGCCGCCGCGATGTACCGCGATTTCCTCGCAAAACGGGACGAGAGTTTTCTCCGCGACCGGGGACTGTACCTGCTCGCGGAAATCACCGAATTGCGGCTCAACGACACCGCCACCGCGCTGACGCTGTACCAGCAACTGCTGGACGCGCACCCCTACTCGCAATTTGCCCCGCAGGCGCGGGCGCATATCGTTCGACTTCGCAAAGGAAATTCCTGA
- a CDS encoding tyrosine-type recombinase/integrase has translation MHSLRHTFAPWLVQGGVSLFQVGRLLGHTDSKTTELYAHLQPETMHDVMGRNNL, from the coding sequence TTGCACTCCCTTCGCCACACGTTCGCTCCGTGGCTTGTACAGGGCGGCGTATCACTGTTTCAGGTAGGACGCCTCCTTGGACACACGGACTCCAAGACCACCGAGTTATACGCCCACCTGCAGCCGGAAACGATGCATGATGTGATGGGGCGGAACAATTTGTAG
- a CDS encoding glycoside hydrolase family 3 protein, translated as MSPLFLRTLLFFCITLTLSAPDTRSQSAAEAGGDSLDVKLGQMLMVGFRGITASPGSPIMNDIERLHLGGVILFDFDVEQKKYGRNIVSPQQLRYLTEALKEQAALPLLVAVDQEGGLVARLKQKAGFPRNVSQADLGEMDNDDSTLYYAGVTARSLAVVGVNQNFAPVLDVNINKNNPVIGKLGRSFSSDPAIVAKHGALMVRAHREARVLTAVKHFPGHGSSRSDSHLGLVDVSDTWSRKELQPFQDLIRQGLCDMVMTAHIFNSKLDPDWPATLSQKTITGLLRGEMKFDGVVISDDMNMKAISDHYGLETAVRQAVNAGVDILLFGNNGYEFVPDLPSRAHAALKALVLKGDIPRERIEQSYARIMELKKRLKPAP; from the coding sequence ATGTCGCCGCTTTTCCTCCGCACCTTGCTCTTTTTCTGTATCACGTTGACCCTGTCTGCACCGGACACGAGGTCGCAATCCGCGGCCGAGGCCGGCGGTGACAGTCTGGACGTCAAACTGGGGCAAATGCTCATGGTTGGTTTTCGGGGCATCACCGCTTCACCCGGTAGTCCCATCATGAACGATATCGAGCGCCTGCATCTTGGCGGGGTGATACTGTTCGATTTCGACGTGGAGCAGAAGAAATACGGGCGCAATATCGTTTCGCCGCAGCAGTTGCGCTATCTCACGGAAGCGTTGAAGGAGCAGGCAGCGCTGCCGCTGCTCGTCGCAGTGGATCAGGAAGGAGGTTTGGTCGCACGGCTCAAGCAAAAGGCGGGTTTCCCCCGCAATGTGTCGCAGGCCGATCTGGGGGAAATGGACAACGATGACAGCACGCTGTACTACGCCGGCGTCACGGCCCGCTCGCTCGCGGTTGTCGGCGTGAACCAGAATTTCGCGCCCGTGCTCGACGTCAATATCAACAAAAACAATCCGGTGATCGGCAAGCTCGGCCGGAGTTTTTCCTCCGATCCGGCTATCGTGGCGAAGCACGGCGCACTGATGGTGCGCGCGCATCGCGAGGCGCGCGTGCTTACCGCCGTCAAGCATTTCCCTGGCCACGGCAGTTCGCGCAGCGATTCCCATCTGGGGCTCGTGGATGTCAGCGATACCTGGAGCAGAAAGGAACTGCAACCGTTTCAGGATCTCATACGCCAGGGCCTCTGCGACATGGTGATGACGGCGCACATTTTCAACAGCAAGCTCGACCCGGACTGGCCCGCAACCCTGTCGCAGAAAACCATCACCGGTCTGCTCCGCGGTGAGATGAAATTCGATGGTGTGGTGATTTCCGACGACATGAACATGAAGGCCATTTCGGATCATTACGGACTCGAGACGGCGGTACGGCAGGCGGTGAACGCCGGCGTGGATATTCTTCTCTTCGGGAATAACGGCTATGAATTCGTACCGGATCTCCCGTCCCGCGCTCATGCCGCTCTCAAGGCGCTGGTGCTGAAAGGCGACATACCGCGGGAACGCATAGAACAATCCTATGCGCGCATCATGGAACTCAAGAAGCGGCTGAAGCCCGCACCCTGA
- a CDS encoding tRNA-(ms[2]io[6]A)-hydroxylase: protein MLNLQCDSNPEWVRAAIDDLDVLLSDHVHCEKKAAAAALSFINRYPGRTALVSAMTVHAREELEHFDRVHDVLRGRQSVLLHDTPDPYVNRLLALIRKGEPQRELDSLICAALIEARSCERFQLLIDALPPCEERRLFEELMPSEARHYAMFMEHARTAAGAAETDRRLGELATLEADIVRALPNEARMHG from the coding sequence ATGCTCAATCTGCAATGCGACAGCAATCCCGAATGGGTGCGCGCTGCCATCGACGATCTCGATGTGCTGCTGAGCGATCATGTGCACTGCGAGAAAAAGGCCGCGGCCGCCGCGCTCAGTTTTATCAACCGCTATCCCGGACGTACAGCGCTGGTCAGCGCGATGACCGTGCACGCGCGGGAAGAACTCGAGCATTTTGATCGCGTGCACGATGTTCTTCGAGGGCGGCAATCCGTCCTGCTGCACGATACACCCGATCCTTACGTAAACCGGCTCCTGGCGTTGATCCGCAAAGGGGAGCCGCAGCGCGAGCTGGACTCTCTGATCTGCGCGGCGCTGATCGAGGCGCGCTCCTGCGAGCGCTTTCAGTTGCTCATCGACGCCTTGCCGCCGTGCGAGGAGCGCCGTCTTTTCGAGGAACTGATGCCGTCCGAAGCCCGTCATTACGCCATGTTCATGGAACACGCCCGTACCGCCGCCGGCGCGGCCGAGACGGACCGACGCCTCGGTGAACTTGCGACGCTTGAAGCGGACATCGTTCGGGCCTTGCCCAACGAAGCGCGTATGCACGGGTAG
- a CDS encoding GNAT family N-acetyltransferase, with amino-acid sequence MSGTRVLHFRDETGILGYYTISMSHIDLRHLPENLRKRLPRHPVPTARIGRLAVSAAHQGRHFGLYLLVDAVRRIARLSADIGVYALEVDAIDEHARRFYMRFGFSSLEDDVDHLYLPISTANAAFQDLL; translated from the coding sequence GTGAGCGGCACCCGGGTTCTGCACTTCCGGGATGAGACCGGAATCCTGGGGTACTACACGATAAGCATGTCTCACATAGATCTTCGCCATCTTCCGGAGAATCTCAGGAAGAGACTGCCTCGACACCCTGTCCCGACGGCGAGGATAGGCAGATTGGCGGTTTCCGCCGCTCACCAAGGGAGGCACTTTGGTCTGTACCTTTTGGTGGATGCGGTCCGCCGCATCGCACGGCTGTCGGCAGACATCGGCGTCTACGCGCTGGAAGTTGATGCGATAGATGAACACGCGAGGAGATTTTATATGCGGTTCGGGTTCAGCAGTCTTGAAGATGACGTCGATCACCTTTACCTTCCGATCAGTACCGCGAACGCTGCTTTTCAGGACTTGCTGTAA
- a CDS encoding sulfite exporter TauE/SafE family protein produces MAETAGFVAAIAIGLSLGIIGGGGSILTVPVLVYLFGTAPTPATAYSLFVVGVTALVGAVASMRQELVSYRTALVFGIPSILAVYATRSILVPAIPTELFSLGAVTVTRDLLLMLLFAVLMLAASVSMIRKSAVAEVGGEVVYNYPVILLEGLLVGVLTGLVGAGGGFLIIPALVLFARLPMKLAVGTSLLIIAAKSLIGFTGDLGRMPVDWSFLLLFTALAIAGILLGNRIARRISAERLKPAFGWFTLVMGTGILVRELFFNAF; encoded by the coding sequence ATGGCGGAAACAGCCGGCTTCGTGGCCGCAATAGCCATCGGCCTCTCTCTGGGCATCATCGGCGGAGGCGGATCCATTCTCACCGTGCCCGTGCTGGTGTATCTCTTCGGTACCGCGCCGACACCCGCCACCGCGTATTCGCTGTTCGTGGTCGGCGTGACGGCGCTTGTGGGAGCGGTCGCTTCCATGCGGCAGGAGCTGGTCAGCTATCGCACAGCGCTGGTGTTCGGTATTCCGTCCATTCTCGCGGTGTACGCCACGCGCAGCATACTGGTACCGGCCATTCCGACGGAGTTGTTCTCGCTCGGCGCTGTGACCGTGACGCGCGATCTGCTGCTCATGCTGCTCTTCGCCGTACTCATGCTCGCCGCGTCGGTGTCCATGATACGCAAAAGCGCCGTGGCAGAGGTCGGCGGAGAGGTCGTGTACAACTATCCCGTCATCCTGCTGGAAGGATTGCTCGTGGGCGTGCTCACGGGCCTGGTGGGCGCGGGCGGCGGCTTTCTCATCATTCCGGCGCTGGTGCTGTTCGCGCGTCTGCCGATGAAACTGGCGGTCGGTACCTCGCTGCTTATCATCGCGGCAAAATCGCTCATCGGTTTTACCGGCGATCTCGGCCGCATGCCGGTGGATTGGAGTTTTCTCCTTCTCTTCACCGCGCTCGCCATCGCGGGCATTCTTCTCGGCAACCGCATCGCGCGGCGTATCAGCGCCGAACGGCTCAAGCCGGCCTTCGGCTGGTTCACGCTTGTCATGGGTACGGGCATACTCGTTCGCGAACTCTTTTTCAACGCATTCTGA
- a CDS encoding rhodanese-like domain-containing protein — protein MFNDILNVLRGNKTAINNVSGEEFQRLMREEDNALILDVRTPGEFAMGHIPDARNIDISGRNFSSAVDALDRDATVLLYCRSGSRSYHAGAMMARMGFGKVYNLAEGLFDWDAELVR, from the coding sequence ATGTTCAACGATATACTCAACGTTCTCCGCGGCAATAAAACCGCGATCAACAACGTCAGCGGCGAGGAATTTCAACGCCTGATGCGGGAAGAAGACAACGCCCTCATCCTCGATGTGCGCACACCCGGTGAATTCGCCATGGGGCATATCCCCGATGCGCGCAATATTGACATCTCCGGAAGAAATTTCTCCTCCGCCGTGGATGCGCTGGACCGCGACGCCACCGTGCTGCTGTACTGCCGCAGCGGCAGCCGCAGCTATCACGCGGGTGCCATGATGGCGCGCATGGGCTTCGGCAAGGTGTACAATCTTGCCGAAGGTCTCTTCGACTGGGACGCCGAACTCGTCCGCTGA
- a CDS encoding T9SS type A sorting domain-containing protein has protein sequence MPRKGSGVRKTTFEFYQSGRDVVSVLVTDLLGRVVITAVDNAEFPAGTHVLPLYVADLPTGIYLLQLRGGGDVRTRRILVLR, from the coding sequence TTGCCCCGCAAGGGAAGCGGAGTTCGAAAAACAACGTTCGAATTCTACCAGTCCGGGCGGGATGTGGTCAGCGTGCTGGTCACCGATCTGCTCGGCAGAGTTGTCATCACCGCCGTCGACAACGCGGAGTTTCCGGCAGGCACGCATGTGCTCCCGCTGTATGTCGCGGATCTTCCGACGGGCATCTATCTGCTGCAGCTGCGCGGCGGAGGCGATGTGCGAACGCGGAGGATACTGGTGCTGCGATGA